The Methanobrevibacter ruminantium genome segment GTCATACTCACTCCACTTGCATGGCTAATATGAGAAAACATATCTTTCATCCATACAACATCATTACCTAAAATATATCCTTCTCCAATTCTTCCTCTATCAACTGCTGCTATTGTACCAAAAGCTAAATCTCTGACATCTACTGAATTGAAAGAACCGGGGAATCCTATCTTGTTTCCTCCATTGCAGTACTGCTCAATAAATGTAGATACTGGTCCTCCAGCATAATCATTAGGTCCGCATATCCCTGTTGGATATACTACAGTAGCCTTTAATCCTTTTTCCTTTACTGCATCAAGTACCAATTGTGTTGCCATTGCTTTTGTCTTTCCATAGTATCCAACGATATCATCTAAATTGAATTCTGTTGGTTCTTTCATTTTCTCTCCATGTGGTAGTTCTGATACAGTTCCTGTTGAACTTACATATACAAGCTTTTGAACATTTTTTTCAAGACACAGATCAATAATGTTCTGTGTACCATCTACATTTACATGATATACAAATTCACTTGGTTCTTCTTTTAAATAGACAATGCTTGCACAATGTATACAGATCAACTCTTTGTTATCTACATCAAAAAAATTCTCTAATGATTTTTTATCAGTTAAATCCCCATAAACAATCTCCACTCCTTGGGGTACATGCTTTACTGCCTTATCTCCCTTCAATACAAGACCTCGTACATAACAGCCTTTTTCCATTAACTGTTTCGCAATGTTATTCCCTAAAAACCCAGCTGCTCCTGTTAATAAAAAAACTCTATCGTCCTTCATGGTTACTATTCTGTCCTCTCTTATATTTATTTTTGAATAAGCTATCATGCCAATATAAACTCAACATAAACTTTCAAATAAAATAGATACTAAAAAAAATTCCTATATGACAAAAAAGCCTACCAAAATTGGTAAGCTTTTTACTTAAAATAAATATATATTGTGGATCCTTCTCCTACTTTGCTCTCCACTGTTATTGATCCATTACTCAGTTCAACAATACGTTTTACAATGGAAAGACCTAACCCAAATCCCATTGTTTCATGTGAAGAATCTCCTTGATAATATCGATCAAATATGTGTTTTTTTGTATCATCATCCATTCCTTGTCCTTCATCTCTGATCTCTATACTAATATGTCCATCAATTGCTTTTCCAATTATTGAAACAACTGAATCCTGAGGAGAGTATTTGCGAGCATTTTCTAATAGATTTATCCATACCTCTTGTAATAATTCTTCATTTCCCCAAAAAAATATTTTTGGAAGCTGTACATTTAGTTGAATTCTTTTCTCTTCAAATTGATGAAGCATAAGAATTGCACAATTTCGAATCTGATCATCAAGACGAAATTTTTTCTTATTTTTGATAATCTCCATATTATCTAGTTTTGAAAGAAGAAGCGTATTTTGAGATAGTTTAGCCAAACGCTCTGCTTCCTTCACCATTAATTTCAAATACTCTTTTTCCTCTTCTCTTGGAAGATCATTTTCTGATAAATACTCAGCAACCCCCTTTATAGAATGAATCGGAGTTTTAAACTCATGTGAAAAGTCCTTCATAAATTGTTTTTGTTGTTCATCAGCATTTTTTAATTCACGTACCATATGATTAAAATTTTCATACATTACCCTGTACTCACCTGAATGATCCAACGAAAGTTCCACATCCAGATTCCCATTCGACACCTCATTCATTCCATTCAATAATTTTCCCATTCTGCGGTATAAAATTTCAGAAATAACAGCAATAATAATTCCGCACAAAGAACCCATTATTTGGTAAATTGTCAAACTCCAAATAAATACATTGTCACTTGCAGTTCCGAACAAATAATATCTAATTGCTATTGTTACCAAATAGGAAAAAACGGCCAGACAATCAACTATTACAGCTAGAATAATCGCCCAACGAATTATTCCAAATCTTTTCTTTCCATTTGCTAATTTATTCATTGCTTATTTATTTCACCTCGATATCCTAATCCACGTATTGTTACAAGTTTAAATTCCGAATAATCATCAAATCGCTTCCTAAGTCGATTTATATGTGTCCTGACAGTAGTTTCATCAGAATCTGTTTCATATCCCCATATTTCATCCAACAATTCTGATGTTGTAAAAACTTTGTTTGGATACGATAATAGCATATATAACAATTCAAATTCTTTTTTGGGCAAGGTAACACTTTCTTTGCCGCGACGTAATGA includes the following:
- a CDS encoding NAD-dependent epimerase/dehydratase family protein, whose protein sequence is MIAYSKINIREDRIVTMKDDRVFLLTGAAGFLGNNIAKQLMEKGCYVRGLVLKGDKAVKHVPQGVEIVYGDLTDKKSLENFFDVDNKELICIHCASIVYLKEEPSEFVYHVNVDGTQNIIDLCLEKNVQKLVYVSSTGTVSELPHGEKMKEPTEFNLDDIVGYYGKTKAMATQLVLDAVKEKGLKATVVYPTGICGPNDYAGGPVSTFIEQYCNGGNKIGFPGSFNSVDVRDLAFGTIAAVDRGRIGEGYILGNDVVWMKDMFSHISHASGVSMTKIILPMFLTRIVVKISVMIGKITKKEPLITELMLYNLVRNNEFDSSKAKMELGYKTRPFEETIYDEVEWLRREKRIK
- a CDS encoding sensor histidine kinase; the encoded protein is MNKLANGKKRFGIIRWAIILAVIVDCLAVFSYLVTIAIRYYLFGTASDNVFIWSLTIYQIMGSLCGIIIAVISEILYRRMGKLLNGMNEVSNGNLDVELSLDHSGEYRVMYENFNHMVRELKNADEQQKQFMKDFSHEFKTPIHSIKGVAEYLSENDLPREEEKEYLKLMVKEAERLAKLSQNTLLLSKLDNMEIIKNKKKFRLDDQIRNCAILMLHQFEEKRIQLNVQLPKIFFWGNEELLQEVWINLLENARKYSPQDSVVSIIGKAIDGHISIEIRDEGQGMDDDTKKHIFDRYYQGDSSHETMGFGLGLSIVKRIVELSNGSITVESKVGEGSTIYIYFK